A window of the Yersinia rochesterensis genome harbors these coding sequences:
- the smpB gene encoding SsrA-binding protein SmpB, whose protein sequence is MTKKKAYKPGSATIAQNKRARHEYFIEEEFEAGLSLQGWEVKSLRAGKANISDSYVTFRNGEAFLFGATITPLNVASTHVVCEPMRTRKLLLNKRELDSLIGKVNRDGFTVVALSVYWKNAWVKVKIGVAKGKKDHDKRDDIKDREWKLDKARIMKHANR, encoded by the coding sequence ATGACAAAGAAAAAAGCATACAAACCCGGTTCCGCAACCATTGCGCAAAATAAACGCGCCCGCCATGAATACTTCATTGAAGAAGAGTTCGAGGCAGGTCTTTCACTGCAAGGTTGGGAAGTAAAATCTCTGCGTGCTGGCAAAGCCAACATTAGTGATAGCTACGTAACCTTTAGAAACGGTGAGGCATTTTTGTTTGGTGCCACCATTACGCCGTTAAACGTGGCATCGACGCATGTTGTCTGCGAACCAATGCGTACCCGTAAACTGCTACTAAACAAACGCGAGCTGGACTCACTGATAGGTAAAGTTAATCGCGACGGTTTTACCGTTGTTGCCCTTTCCGTATATTGGAAAAACGCTTGGGTTAAAGTTAAAATCGGTGTCGCTAAAGGTAAGAAAGATCACGATAAACGCGATGATATCAAAGATCGTGAGTGGAAGTTAGACAAAGCGCGCATCATGAAGCACGCAAATCGTTAA
- a CDS encoding type II toxin-antitoxin system RatA family toxin, whose translation MPQISRSALVPFSVEQMYQLVNDVHSYPEFLPGCTGSRVLDATENEMTAAVDVAKAGISKTFTTRNTLTDNQSIDMQLVDGPFRKLMGGWYFTPLSADACKVELHLDFEFTNKLIELAFGKIFKELAGNMVQAFTQRAKEVYSV comes from the coding sequence ATGCCACAAATTAGCCGCTCTGCGTTGGTTCCATTTAGCGTAGAACAGATGTATCAACTGGTTAATGATGTTCACTCTTATCCAGAATTTTTACCGGGTTGTACTGGAAGCCGGGTCCTTGATGCTACTGAAAATGAAATGACGGCTGCTGTCGATGTTGCTAAGGCCGGAATAAGTAAAACTTTCACGACACGTAATACATTAACTGATAACCAGAGTATTGATATGCAACTGGTGGATGGACCGTTTCGTAAGTTAATGGGGGGATGGTATTTTACACCACTGAGTGCAGATGCCTGTAAAGTTGAATTACACCTTGATTTTGAGTTCACCAACAAGTTGATTGAGCTGGCTTTTGGTAAAATATTCAAGGAGTTAGCTGGTAATATGGTGCAAGCATTCACCCAGAGGGCTAAAGAGGTTTACAGTGTCTGA
- a CDS encoding RnfH family protein, producing the protein MSDLRVEVVYALPERQYLRVVPLKGGSTVEEAIRASGLLELRPDIDLTKNKVGVYSRPIKLGDKLNDGDRVEIYRPLIADPKELRRQRAEQAKK; encoded by the coding sequence GTGTCTGATCTTCGCGTTGAGGTGGTTTATGCCTTACCCGAACGCCAATATTTGCGGGTTGTTCCCCTTAAAGGAGGAAGCACCGTAGAGGAAGCTATCAGAGCTTCAGGTCTGCTTGAATTACGACCAGATATTGATCTAACAAAAAATAAAGTGGGTGTTTATAGTCGCCCGATTAAGCTTGGCGATAAGCTTAATGATGGTGATAGGGTTGAGATATATCGCCCATTAATTGCAGATCCTAAAGAATTGCGCCGGCAGCGTGCTGAACAAGCAAAAAAATAA